Proteins encoded by one window of Pseudonocardia alni:
- a CDS encoding HAD-IIA family hydrolase, with product MTDDLLSRHDVLLADLDGTLYQGPEVVPGAVEAVRGAADRGVPTVYVTNNASRSPADVAAHLAELGFPARVEHVRTSSQAAAAMLAEQLPPGARVLVVGTSALADEVRARGLAVVGDAEGADAVVQGHSPDTGWRILAEAVVAVRAGALWVASNVDPTLPTERGPLPGNGSMVQVVRTATGARPQVAGKPAARLLREGCGDAQAPLVIGDRLDTDIEGANAMGAPSLMVLTGVSGAAELLAAAPELRPTHIGADLAALTRPPDELAPGPRPGWDVRADGGTLVLSGDGDGPEPTVDALRALCAVAWEQGVHDVRSDGAAAAAALADLGLAERPGR from the coding sequence GTGACCGACGACCTGCTGTCCCGCCACGACGTCCTCCTGGCCGACCTCGACGGCACCCTCTACCAGGGCCCCGAGGTCGTCCCGGGGGCCGTCGAGGCGGTGCGCGGGGCGGCGGACCGCGGCGTGCCCACGGTGTACGTCACCAACAACGCCTCGCGCAGCCCCGCCGACGTCGCGGCGCACCTCGCCGAGCTCGGCTTCCCGGCCCGCGTCGAGCACGTCCGCACCAGCTCACAGGCCGCTGCCGCGATGCTGGCCGAGCAGCTCCCGCCGGGCGCGCGGGTGCTGGTCGTCGGCACGTCGGCGCTGGCCGACGAGGTCCGGGCCCGCGGGCTCGCCGTCGTCGGTGACGCCGAGGGCGCGGACGCCGTCGTCCAGGGGCACTCGCCCGACACCGGGTGGCGGATCCTGGCCGAGGCGGTCGTCGCCGTCCGGGCCGGAGCGTTGTGGGTCGCCTCCAACGTCGATCCCACCCTTCCCACCGAGCGCGGGCCGCTGCCCGGCAACGGTTCGATGGTCCAGGTCGTGCGGACGGCGACCGGCGCACGGCCGCAGGTGGCGGGCAAGCCCGCCGCCCGGCTGCTCCGCGAGGGGTGTGGCGACGCGCAGGCCCCGCTCGTCATCGGGGACCGGCTCGACACCGACATCGAGGGTGCCAACGCCATGGGCGCCCCGTCGCTGATGGTCCTGACCGGGGTCAGCGGCGCCGCGGAGCTGCTCGCCGCCGCCCCGGAGCTGCGGCCCACCCACATCGGCGCCGACCTCGCCGCGCTCACCCGCCCACCGGACGAGCTGGCCCCCGGGCCGCGGCCCGGCTGGGACGTCCGCGCCGACGGCGGCACGCTCGTCCTGTCCGGCGACGGGGACGGGCCCGAACCCACGGTGGACGCGCTGCGTGCCCTGTGCGCGGTGGCCTGGGAGCAGGGCGTCCACGACGTCCGCTCCGACGGTGCGGCCGCCGCCGCGGCACTGGCCGACCTCGGCCTGGCGGAGCGGCCAGGGCGGTGA
- a CDS encoding TlyA family RNA methyltransferase produces the protein MGPTRARLDAELVRRKLARSRGQAAELIAAGRVVVNGMPAAKPATVVDRDAPVLVRPDDDGEPDWASRGAKKLLGALDAFTDVDPAGRRCLDAGASTGGFTDVLLTRGAAEVVAVDVGYGQLVWRLQSDERVHVHDRTNVRALEPEQIGGTVDLTVADLSFISLRTVLPALAACTAPGGDLLPMVKPQFEVGKDRLGSGGVVRDPGLRIEALHGVATAAAAAGLHVLGATASPLPGPSGNVEYFLHLRRPVDGPAGVAPEQPELAPMLAAAVADGPA, from the coding sequence ATGGGCCCCACCCGCGCCCGCCTGGACGCCGAGCTCGTCCGCCGCAAGCTCGCCCGCTCCCGCGGCCAGGCCGCCGAGCTGATCGCCGCAGGCCGGGTCGTCGTCAACGGCATGCCGGCGGCGAAGCCCGCCACCGTGGTGGACCGGGACGCACCCGTGCTCGTCCGCCCGGACGACGACGGCGAACCCGACTGGGCCTCCCGCGGCGCCAAGAAGCTGCTCGGCGCCCTCGACGCGTTCACCGACGTCGACCCCGCCGGACGGCGCTGCCTCGACGCGGGCGCCTCCACCGGCGGCTTCACCGACGTGCTGCTCACCCGCGGGGCGGCCGAGGTCGTCGCCGTCGACGTCGGGTACGGCCAGCTGGTGTGGCGGCTGCAGTCCGACGAGCGCGTCCACGTGCACGACCGCACCAACGTCCGGGCCCTCGAACCGGAGCAGATCGGCGGGACGGTCGACCTGACCGTCGCCGACCTGTCGTTCATCTCGCTGCGCACCGTGCTGCCGGCCCTCGCCGCCTGCACCGCGCCCGGAGGCGACCTGCTACCCATGGTGAAACCACAGTTCGAGGTCGGGAAGGACCGGCTCGGCTCCGGCGGGGTCGTACGGGACCCGGGTCTGCGCATCGAGGCACTGCACGGGGTCGCGACCGCCGCCGCCGCGGCCGGGCTGCACGTCCTCGGCGCGACCGCGAGCCCGCTGCCCGGCCCGTCGGGCAACGTCGAGTACTTCCTGCACCTGCGCCGGCCCGTCGACGGCCCGGCCGGCGTCGCCCCCGAGCAGCCCGAGCTCGCGCCGATGCTGGCCGCCGCGGTCGCGGACGGCCCCGCATGA
- a CDS encoding NAD kinase: MRDVLLVLHTGRPTNRKTALHVMGELGRLGLRTRVLADEWAELAADPDVPAGYEPVPVPGSPECARGAEAVLVLGGDGTLLRAADLARHAGVPLLGVNLGHVGFLAEAEEDTLPEALQKLADGDYEVEERTTLEAVVTAAGQVLGRAWALNEAVVEKTTRGRILEVVLEVDGRPVSSFGCDGVLCSTPTGSTAYAFSAGGPLIWPQVQALLVVPSNAHALFARPMVIAPESTVAIEVSADGPSAVLDCDGRRTVAVPPGARVELRRASEPVRMVRLAAQPFADRLVRKFDLPVRGWRGARTQPPGSNA; encoded by the coding sequence ATGAGGGACGTCCTGCTGGTCCTGCACACCGGGCGGCCCACCAACCGCAAGACCGCGCTGCACGTGATGGGCGAGCTCGGGCGGCTCGGCCTGCGCACCCGGGTGCTCGCCGACGAGTGGGCCGAGCTCGCCGCGGACCCCGACGTCCCGGCGGGCTACGAGCCGGTCCCGGTCCCCGGGAGCCCGGAGTGCGCCCGCGGCGCCGAGGCGGTCCTGGTCCTCGGCGGTGACGGCACCCTGCTGCGCGCCGCCGACCTCGCCCGCCACGCCGGCGTGCCCCTGCTGGGCGTCAACCTCGGCCACGTCGGCTTCCTCGCCGAGGCCGAGGAGGACACCCTGCCCGAGGCGCTGCAGAAGCTCGCCGACGGCGACTACGAGGTCGAGGAACGGACCACCCTCGAGGCCGTCGTCACCGCCGCCGGGCAGGTGCTCGGCCGGGCGTGGGCGCTGAACGAGGCCGTCGTCGAGAAGACCACCCGCGGCCGCATCCTCGAGGTCGTCCTCGAGGTCGACGGCCGCCCGGTGTCCTCCTTCGGCTGCGACGGGGTGCTCTGCTCCACCCCGACCGGTTCCACCGCCTACGCCTTCTCCGCGGGCGGGCCGCTGATCTGGCCGCAGGTGCAGGCACTGCTGGTGGTCCCCAGCAACGCACACGCCCTGTTCGCCCGGCCGATGGTGATCGCGCCGGAGAGCACCGTCGCGATCGAGGTGTCCGCCGACGGCCCGTCCGCCGTGCTGGACTGCGACGGCCGTCGCACCGTCGCGGTGCCGCCCGGGGCCCGGGTGGAGCTGCGGCGTGCGTCGGAGCCCGTGCGGATGGTGCGCCTGGCCGCGCAGCCCTTCGCCGACCGGCTCGTCCGCAAGTTCGACCTGCCCGTCCGGGGCTGGCGCGGGGCCCGGACCCAACCACCGGGTTCGAACGCCTGA
- the recN gene encoding DNA repair protein RecN has translation MLSEMRIQGLGVIDDATLELDPGLTVLTGETGAGKTMVVTGLNLLGGGRAESSRVSAGARRAVVEGRFAASPGALELAEEVGAEADDDGALIAARTVSADGRSRAHLGGRSVPNGVLGRLAETQLAVHGQNDQLRLLRGSDQRALLDRFAGDPVAVPLTAYRTVRAEWLQVVTELAERRDNARRLAQEADLLRHGLAEIEAADPQPGEDRELVEQARRMAEADDLRAAAESAHLALSGSDDGEAPGAVGLAGQAKGLAEGSGDPALEELGPRLTEAIAVLADAAAELSGYLDRLDADPELLSRVLTRQAELKALTRKYAADTDGVLAWADTARDRLSGLDTSDEALAELSARRDALAGELAGHAAAITAARTAAASRLAEATTAELAGLAMKDATLQVGVQPRPAADTGPVLEVGGRRCQAGSSGVDEVEIRLVPHAGAVAQPLHKGASGGELSRVMLALEVALAGADPVPTMVFDEVDAGVGGRAAVEIGRRLAQLAARHQVIVVTHLPQVAAYADRHLVVQKASGAGVTRSSVRRLTEEERTGELARMLAGMDDTDTGRAHAEELLSAATAHREADRAAARPADLAEARSRRAQSRRGRTARDTDTGVATAPVEGAVPGPRGTDSRGTDPRGTDPCGTDPCGTDSRGTDSRSIDPDRAAGRPAAASRRRRAG, from the coding sequence ATGTTGTCCGAGATGCGGATCCAGGGCCTCGGCGTGATCGACGACGCGACCCTGGAGCTCGACCCGGGCCTGACCGTGCTGACCGGCGAGACCGGCGCCGGGAAGACCATGGTCGTGACCGGGCTGAACCTCCTCGGCGGTGGCCGCGCGGAGTCCTCGCGGGTGTCGGCCGGGGCGAGGCGCGCCGTCGTCGAGGGCCGCTTCGCGGCCTCGCCGGGGGCGCTGGAACTGGCCGAGGAGGTGGGCGCCGAGGCCGACGACGACGGGGCGCTGATCGCGGCCCGCACCGTGTCGGCCGACGGGCGCTCCCGGGCCCACCTGGGCGGGCGGTCGGTGCCCAACGGGGTGCTGGGCAGGCTCGCCGAGACCCAGCTCGCCGTGCACGGGCAGAACGACCAGCTGCGGCTGCTGCGGGGCTCCGACCAGCGGGCCCTGCTCGACCGCTTCGCCGGGGACCCCGTCGCGGTCCCGCTGACCGCCTACCGGACGGTGCGCGCCGAGTGGCTGCAGGTGGTCACCGAGCTCGCCGAGCGGCGGGACAACGCCCGCCGGCTCGCCCAGGAGGCGGACCTGCTGCGCCACGGTCTCGCCGAGATCGAGGCCGCCGACCCGCAGCCCGGTGAGGACCGCGAGCTCGTCGAACAGGCCCGCCGGATGGCCGAGGCCGACGACCTGCGAGCCGCCGCCGAGAGCGCACACCTCGCACTGTCCGGCTCGGACGACGGCGAGGCCCCCGGCGCCGTCGGGCTCGCCGGGCAGGCCAAGGGGCTCGCCGAGGGCAGTGGCGACCCCGCGCTGGAGGAGCTCGGCCCGCGCCTCACCGAGGCCATCGCGGTCCTCGCCGACGCCGCGGCCGAGCTGAGCGGCTACCTCGACCGGCTCGACGCCGACCCCGAGCTGCTGTCCCGCGTCCTGACCCGCCAGGCCGAGCTCAAGGCACTCACCCGCAAGTACGCCGCGGACACCGACGGCGTGCTGGCCTGGGCGGACACCGCCCGCGACCGACTGTCCGGGCTCGACACCTCCGACGAGGCGCTCGCCGAGCTGTCGGCCCGCCGTGACGCACTCGCCGGTGAGCTGGCCGGTCACGCCGCCGCGATCACCGCGGCGCGCACCGCCGCCGCGTCCCGGCTGGCCGAGGCGACGACGGCGGAACTCGCCGGGCTCGCCATGAAGGACGCGACGTTGCAGGTCGGCGTGCAGCCGCGGCCCGCCGCCGACACCGGGCCGGTGCTCGAGGTCGGCGGGCGGCGCTGCCAGGCCGGGTCGAGCGGCGTCGACGAGGTCGAGATCCGGCTCGTCCCGCACGCCGGGGCGGTGGCACAGCCGCTGCACAAGGGCGCCTCCGGTGGCGAGCTGTCCCGGGTCATGCTGGCCCTGGAGGTCGCGCTCGCCGGCGCCGACCCGGTGCCGACCATGGTGTTCGACGAGGTCGACGCCGGCGTCGGCGGCCGGGCCGCGGTGGAGATCGGCCGCCGGCTCGCGCAGCTCGCGGCCCGCCACCAGGTCATCGTCGTCACACACCTGCCGCAGGTCGCGGCGTACGCCGACCGGCACCTCGTGGTGCAGAAGGCGTCCGGGGCGGGCGTCACCCGCTCCAGCGTGCGGCGGCTCACCGAGGAGGAGCGCACCGGGGAGCTGGCACGGATGCTGGCCGGGATGGACGACACCGACACCGGCCGCGCGCACGCCGAGGAGCTGCTCAGCGCCGCGACCGCGCACCGGGAGGCCGACCGCGCGGCGGCACGGCCCGCGGACCTGGCCGAGGCCCGGTCGCGTCGCGCGCAGTCCCGGCGCGGCCGGACCGCGCGGGACACGGACACCGGCGTCGCGACCGCGCCGGTGGAGGGTGCGGTCCCCGGGCCGCGCGGCACCGACTCCCGCGGCACCGACCCCCGCGGCACCGACCCCTGCGGCACCGACCCCTGCGGCACCGACTCCCGCGGCACCGACTCCCGCAGCATCGACCCGGACCGCGCCGCGGGCCGTCCCGCCGCCGCGTCGCGGCGGCGCCGGGCCGGCTGA